Proteins co-encoded in one Plectropomus leopardus isolate mb chromosome 14, YSFRI_Pleo_2.0, whole genome shotgun sequence genomic window:
- the calm1a gene encoding calmodulin-1a has protein sequence MADQLTEEQIAEFKEAFSLFDKDGDGTITTKELGTVMRSLGQNPTEAELQDMINEVDADGNGTIDFPEFLTMMARKMKDTDSEEEIREAFRVFDKDGNGYISAAELRHVMTNLGEKLTDEEVDEMIREADIDGDGQVNYEEFVQMMTAK, from the exons gctgACCAACTGACAGAAGAGCAGATTGCAG AGTTCAAGGAGGCCTTCTCCCTGTTTGATAAGGACGGAGATGGGACCATCACCACTAAGGAGCTGGGCACTGTCATGAGGTCACTGGGTCAAAACCCAACTGAGGCCGAACTCCAGGACATGATCAATGAGGTGGACGCAGATG GCAACGGGACCATTGACTTCCCCGAGTTTCTGACAATGATGGCAAGGAAGATGAAGGACACTGACAGTGAGGAGGAGATCAGGGAGGCATTCAGGGTCTTTGATAAA GATGGCAACGGTTACATCAGTGCAGCAGAGCTGCGTCATGTGATGACCAACCTGGGAGAGAAGCTGACAGATGAGGAAGTAGACGAGATGATCAGAGAAGCAGACATCGATGGAGACGGACAGGTCAACtatgaag AATTTGTTCAGATGATGACCGCCAAATGA